One stretch of Juglans microcarpa x Juglans regia isolate MS1-56 chromosome 3D, Jm3101_v1.0, whole genome shotgun sequence DNA includes these proteins:
- the LOC121254543 gene encoding two-component response regulator ORR21-like isoform X1, whose protein sequence is MQRVAQSSLSTSVAGSYGSFKGGGSGSGSAAQVMVYEQFPAGLRVLVVDDDVTCLRIIEQMLHRCRYNVTTCSEAAVALNHLRERKGCFDVVLSDVHMPDMDGYKLLEHVGLEMDLPVIMMSADGRTSAVMKGIRHGACDYLIKPIREEELKNIWQHVVRKKWNENKELEHSSSLEENDRHKRGNDDAEYASSANEGAEGILKAQKKRGNAKDEDDGELENDDPSTSKKPRVVWSVELHQQFVSAVNQLGLDKAVPKRILELMNVPGLTRENVASHLQKFRLYLKRLSGVAQQQSGVSNTICGPVEPNVKLGSLGRFDIEALAASGQIPPQTLAALHAELLGRPTGNLIPAMDQPALLQALLQGPKHLPIEHGVAFGQPLIKCQSNISKHLQQSKLSSVEDVSSGFGAWTSNNLGTVGPSNNLVGLSAQNSNMLMDILQQQQQESQQQSMLPDPSCLINVQPSCLVVPSQSSANLQAGNNTASVSQNCYFNRSSVIDYSLLSPQSNNSSLNIGEFPNGGLNTTGVLSGYTAPGSISSSVSSSSVNADNSMGRQGQSSSVTFSAARQLPGLVPNMHDIQGSYTSKNGEMLDQGPLRNLGFAGKGTCIPSRFAVDEFESPMNNLGHGKLYVENSRVKQEPNVDFMDNTKVGIPILHQFSFNDVASVFTE, encoded by the exons ATGCAGAGAGTGGCACAGTCGAGCTTGAGCACGAGCGTTGCGGGAAGCTACGGCTCGTTTAAGGGCGGCGGTTCTGGTTCTGGCTCTGCTGCTCAAGTTATGGTGTACGAGCAGTTCCCAGCGGGCCTGAGGGTTCTCGTGGTCGACGACGACGTCACTTGCCTGAGGATTATCGAGCAGATGCTCCACCGTTGCCGTTACAATG TTACAACTTGTTCTGAGGCTGCTGTTGCTTTGAATCACCTACGGGAGAGGAAAGGGTGTTTTGATGTGGTACTGAGTGATGTACATATGCCTGATATGGATGGTTATAAACTTCTAGAGCACGTTGGACTAGAAATGGATCTTCCTGTTATTA TGATGTCTGCTGATGGGAGAACAAGTGCTGTAATGAAAGGAATTAGACATGGGGCTTGTGATTATTTGATTAAGCCTATACGTGAGGAAGAGCTCAAAAATATATGGCAGCATGTTGTGCGAAAAAAGtggaatgaaaataaagaacttGAACATTCCAGCAGCTTAGAAGAGAATGACCGCCATAAACGAGGAAATGATGATGCTGAATATGCTTCCTCTGCTAATGAAGGAGCAGAGGGAATACTGAAAGCTCAGAAAAAAAGGGGCAATGctaaagatgaagatgatgggGAGTTGGAAAATGACGATCCATCTACATCAAAGAAACCACGTGTGGTATGGTCTGTAGAACTCCATCAGCAATTCGTCAGTGCTGTGAACCAACTTGGGCTCGATA AGGCTGTACCGAAGCGAATTTTGGAATTGATGAATGTACCTGGTTTAACTAGAGAAAATGTTGCTAGCCATTTACAG AAATTTAGGCTATACTTGAAGAGATTAAGTGGAGTAGCTCAACAACAAAGTGGAGTTTCTAATACCATCTGTGGGCCTGTGGAGCCAAATGTGAAATTGGGTTCACTTGGACGATTTGACATCGAAGCTTTGGCTGCTTCTGGCCAAATTCCCCCACAAACACTTGCAGCCCTGCATGCTGAGCTTTTAGGTCGACCAACAGGTAACCTAATTCCAGCAATGGATCAGCCTGCTCTTCTACAAGCTTTGTTACAAGGACCCAAGCATTTACCTATTGAACACGGTGTGGCATTTGGTCAGCCTTTAATAAAATGCCAATCTAACATTTCAAAACACCTCCAGCAATCGAAACTTTCTTCTGTTGAGGATGTCTCCTCTGGATTTGGAGCATGGACATCTAATAATCTTGGTACAGTGGGACCTAGTAACAATCTTGTTGGGCTGAGTGCTCAGAATAGCAACATGTTGATGGATATattgcagcagcagcaacaagaATCACAGCAGCAGTCTATGCTTCCTGATCCAAGCTGTTTAATCAACGTGCAGCCGTCTTGCTTAGTGGTCCCCTCTCAGTCATCTGCCAATTTGCAGGCAGGAAATAATACTGCTTCAGTCAGTCAGAATTGCTACTTTAACCGGAGTTCTGTTATTGACTACAGTCTTCTCTCTCCTCAGTCAAATAATTCCTCATTGAATATTGGGGAATTCCCTAATGGAGGTCTGAACACTACAGGTGTGCTTAGTGGCTACACAGCCCCAGGTTCCATTTCATCTTCTGTGTCGTCTAGCTCTGTAAATGCCGATAACAGCATGGGTCGGCAAGGTCAAAGCTCAAGCGTTACATTCAGTGCTGCCAGACAGTTGCCAGGACTTGTTCCTAATATGCATGATATTCAGGGTTCCTATACCTCAAAAAATGGTGAAATGCTTGATCAAGGACCTCTTAGGAATCTTGGATTTGCTGGTAAAGGGACTTGCATTCCAAGTCGATTTGCAGTAGATGAATTTGAATCACCAATGAACAACTTGGGCCATGGAAAATTATATGTAGAGAACAGCAGAGTGAAGCAGGAGCCAAATGTCGATTTTATGGATAACACAAAAGTGGGCATCCCTATATTACACCAATTTTCGTTCAATGATGTCGCGAGTGTTTTTACAGAATAG
- the LOC121254543 gene encoding two-component response regulator ORR21-like isoform X2: protein MPDMDGYKLLEHVGLEMDLPVIMMSADGRTSAVMKGIRHGACDYLIKPIREEELKNIWQHVVRKKWNENKELEHSSSLEENDRHKRGNDDAEYASSANEGAEGILKAQKKRGNAKDEDDGELENDDPSTSKKPRVVWSVELHQQFVSAVNQLGLDKAVPKRILELMNVPGLTRENVASHLQKFRLYLKRLSGVAQQQSGVSNTICGPVEPNVKLGSLGRFDIEALAASGQIPPQTLAALHAELLGRPTGNLIPAMDQPALLQALLQGPKHLPIEHGVAFGQPLIKCQSNISKHLQQSKLSSVEDVSSGFGAWTSNNLGTVGPSNNLVGLSAQNSNMLMDILQQQQQESQQQSMLPDPSCLINVQPSCLVVPSQSSANLQAGNNTASVSQNCYFNRSSVIDYSLLSPQSNNSSLNIGEFPNGGLNTTGVLSGYTAPGSISSSVSSSSVNADNSMGRQGQSSSVTFSAARQLPGLVPNMHDIQGSYTSKNGEMLDQGPLRNLGFAGKGTCIPSRFAVDEFESPMNNLGHGKLYVENSRVKQEPNVDFMDNTKVGIPILHQFSFNDVASVFTE, encoded by the exons ATGCCTGATATGGATGGTTATAAACTTCTAGAGCACGTTGGACTAGAAATGGATCTTCCTGTTATTA TGATGTCTGCTGATGGGAGAACAAGTGCTGTAATGAAAGGAATTAGACATGGGGCTTGTGATTATTTGATTAAGCCTATACGTGAGGAAGAGCTCAAAAATATATGGCAGCATGTTGTGCGAAAAAAGtggaatgaaaataaagaacttGAACATTCCAGCAGCTTAGAAGAGAATGACCGCCATAAACGAGGAAATGATGATGCTGAATATGCTTCCTCTGCTAATGAAGGAGCAGAGGGAATACTGAAAGCTCAGAAAAAAAGGGGCAATGctaaagatgaagatgatgggGAGTTGGAAAATGACGATCCATCTACATCAAAGAAACCACGTGTGGTATGGTCTGTAGAACTCCATCAGCAATTCGTCAGTGCTGTGAACCAACTTGGGCTCGATA AGGCTGTACCGAAGCGAATTTTGGAATTGATGAATGTACCTGGTTTAACTAGAGAAAATGTTGCTAGCCATTTACAG AAATTTAGGCTATACTTGAAGAGATTAAGTGGAGTAGCTCAACAACAAAGTGGAGTTTCTAATACCATCTGTGGGCCTGTGGAGCCAAATGTGAAATTGGGTTCACTTGGACGATTTGACATCGAAGCTTTGGCTGCTTCTGGCCAAATTCCCCCACAAACACTTGCAGCCCTGCATGCTGAGCTTTTAGGTCGACCAACAGGTAACCTAATTCCAGCAATGGATCAGCCTGCTCTTCTACAAGCTTTGTTACAAGGACCCAAGCATTTACCTATTGAACACGGTGTGGCATTTGGTCAGCCTTTAATAAAATGCCAATCTAACATTTCAAAACACCTCCAGCAATCGAAACTTTCTTCTGTTGAGGATGTCTCCTCTGGATTTGGAGCATGGACATCTAATAATCTTGGTACAGTGGGACCTAGTAACAATCTTGTTGGGCTGAGTGCTCAGAATAGCAACATGTTGATGGATATattgcagcagcagcaacaagaATCACAGCAGCAGTCTATGCTTCCTGATCCAAGCTGTTTAATCAACGTGCAGCCGTCTTGCTTAGTGGTCCCCTCTCAGTCATCTGCCAATTTGCAGGCAGGAAATAATACTGCTTCAGTCAGTCAGAATTGCTACTTTAACCGGAGTTCTGTTATTGACTACAGTCTTCTCTCTCCTCAGTCAAATAATTCCTCATTGAATATTGGGGAATTCCCTAATGGAGGTCTGAACACTACAGGTGTGCTTAGTGGCTACACAGCCCCAGGTTCCATTTCATCTTCTGTGTCGTCTAGCTCTGTAAATGCCGATAACAGCATGGGTCGGCAAGGTCAAAGCTCAAGCGTTACATTCAGTGCTGCCAGACAGTTGCCAGGACTTGTTCCTAATATGCATGATATTCAGGGTTCCTATACCTCAAAAAATGGTGAAATGCTTGATCAAGGACCTCTTAGGAATCTTGGATTTGCTGGTAAAGGGACTTGCATTCCAAGTCGATTTGCAGTAGATGAATTTGAATCACCAATGAACAACTTGGGCCATGGAAAATTATATGTAGAGAACAGCAGAGTGAAGCAGGAGCCAAATGTCGATTTTATGGATAACACAAAAGTGGGCATCCCTATATTACACCAATTTTCGTTCAATGATGTCGCGAGTGTTTTTACAGAATAG